The proteins below come from a single Stigmatopora argus isolate UIUO_Sarg chromosome 11, RoL_Sarg_1.0, whole genome shotgun sequence genomic window:
- the snx5 gene encoding sorting nexin-5, translating to MTATLDENDKEKMRSVSVDLNRDASLLIDIPDALCERDKVKFTVHTKTTLNSFQKPEISVPRQHEDFIWLHDTLVETEDYAGLIIPPSPPKPDFESPREKMHKLGDGEATMTKEEYTKMKQELEAEYLAVFKKTVQVHEIFLQRLSSHPILSKDRNFQIFLEYDQDLSVRRKNAKEMFGGFFKNMVKSADEVLISGIKEVDDFFEQEKMFLLDYYSKIKDSTAKAEKMTRTHKNIADDYIQISATLNALSAEDSTANRKHMEKVSDLFEKLRKVEGRVASDQELKLTELLRYYMRDIQAAKDLLYRRARALVDYENSNKALDKARLKSKDIPQAEENQHQCLQKFDKLSESGKKELTSFKGRRVVAFRKNLIEMAELEIKHAKNNVSLLQGCIELLKN from the exons ATGACAGCCACTTTAGATGAAAACGACAAGGAAAAG ATGCGTTCCGTGTCTGTTGACCTAAATAGGGATGCATCGCTTCTTATTGATATTCCTGATGCACTCTGTGAAAGAGACAAAGTCAAGTTCACGGTCCACACAAAG ACCACGCTTAACTCTTTCCAGAAGCCAGAAATTTCTGTGCCGAGACAGCATGAAGATTTCATCTGGTTACATGACACTCTGGTGGAAACTGAGGACTATGCTGGCCTTATA ATTCCTCCATCACCCCCAAAACCTGACTTTGAAAGCCCGAGAGAGAAGATGCACAAACTGGGAGATGGTGAAGCCACAATGACCAAAGAAGAATACACTAAAATGAAGCAGGAATTAGAAGC ggaATACCTAGCTGTGTTCAAGAAAACAGTCCAAGTCCATGAAATCTTCCTGCAGAGACTATCTTCTCATCCCATTCTAAGCAAAGACAGAAACTTCCAGATTTTCTTAGAGTATGATCAGGAT CTCAGTGTCAGAAGAAAGAATGCTAAGGAGATGTTTGGCGGATTCTTCAAAAACATGGTGAAGTCAGCTGATGAAGTCCTTATCTCAGGAATAAAG gaaGTGGATGACTTTTTTGAGCAAGAAAAGATGTTCCTTCTCGACTACTACAGCAAGATTAAAGATTCCACTGCCAAAGCAGAGAAGATGACACGCACCCATAAAA ATATCGCAGATGATTACATTCAAATCTCGGCCACTCTGAACGCACTTTCTGCTGAAGATAGCACAGCCAATAGGAA GCACATGGAAAAAGTCTCAGATCTCTTTGAGAAGCTCAGA AAAGTGGAGGGGAGAGTAGCATCTGACCAAGAGCTGAAACTTACAGAGTTGTTAAGATATTACATGAGAGATATCCAAGCTGCAAAG GATCTTCTCTATCGACGAGCTCGCGCTCTAGTCGACTATGAGAACTCTAACAAGGCTTTGGACAAAGCTCGACTGAAGAGTAAGGATATACCTCAGGCTGAGGAAAACCAGCATCAGTGTCTACAGAAATTTGACAAGCTCTCAGAGTCGGGAAAGAAAG AACTTACCAGTTTCAAGGGCAGGCGAGTTGTGGCGTTCAGAAAGAATCTCATCGAGATGGCTGAACTGGAGATTAAACATGCCAAG AACAACGTGTCACTATTGCAGGGTTGCATTGAGCTGCTTAAGAACTGA
- the LOC144085003 gene encoding uncharacterized protein LOC144085003 isoform X2, which yields MHPPISRCWVLRQNLSPKFFKIKEFHKGDKVSCLCTDSLMHPPISRCWVLRQNLSPKFFKIKEFHKGDKVSCLCTDSLMHPPISRCWVLRQNLSPKFFKIKEFHKGDKVSCLCTDSLMHPPISRCWVLRQNLSPKFFKIKEFHKGDKVSCLCTDSLMHPPISWCWVLRQNLSPNFFKIKVKTL from the exons atgcacccccccatttctcggtgctgggtgttacgccagaacctatctccaaagtttttcaaaataaaag aattccacaagggggacaaggtttcctgcctatgtacagatagtctgatgcacccccccatttctcggtgctgggtgttacgccagaacctatctccaaagtttttcaaaataaaag aattccacaagggggacaaggtttcctgcctatgtacagatagtctgatgcacccccccatttctcggtgctgggtgttacgccagaacctatctccaaagtttttcaaaataaaag aattccacaagggggacaaggtttcctgcctatgtacagatagtctgatgcacccccccatttctcggtgctgggtgttacgccagaacctatctccaaagtttttcaaaataaaag aattccacaagggggacaaggtttcctgcctatgtacagatagtctgATGCACCCCCCCATTTCttggtgctgggtgttacgccagaacctatctccaaactttttcaaaataaaagttaagaccttgtga
- the mgme1 gene encoding mitochondrial genome maintenance exonuclease 1 isoform X2 gives MSMFKSLPFAGGIYVRLLQTLFCLPTSHRCISRKGASPYTSVDSERYSSLVKSVLASKVSSQTPATIQAEDEHIFGPVVKVQTPSRPELRLPKAMHPFLLGKFTPETEEVESELPVRFGLNRDRDSSMSSVTRILQATLSPEQLFYLERWRRRMTAELGEEGFKQYTKNLFRQGQLFHSSLEKVLMSDTPRQDKPHAPDVQGYMESICSILEDIRAVRAIESSVQHDVLNYLGIVDCVARYRGVLCVIEWKTSEKPKPFLSNTYDNPIQVAAYAGALNSDGRYKFQVENGLIVVAYKDGSPAHAHQLNCELMSEFWEKWLIRLEEFKEQRSSER, from the exons ATGTCCATGTTCAAAAGTCTGCCGTTCGCTGGAGGCATTTATGTACGGCTTCTTCagactttgttttgtttgccaaCATCCCATCGCTGCATCTCCCGCAAAGGAGCAAGTCCGTACACCTCTGTGGACAGTGAACGCTACTCATCTCTTGTTAAATCTGTGTTAGCTTCGAAGGTCAGTTCCCAAACTCCTGCGACCATCCAAGCTGAGGATGAGCACATATTTGGACCAGTTGTCAAGGTTCAGACTCCATCCAGACCCGAGCTGAGGCTCCCAAAAGCCATGCATCCTTTCTTACTTGGCAAATTCACCCCAGAAACTGAGGAGGTCGAATCAGAACTCCCGGTCCGGTTTGGTCTAAACCGGGACAGAGATTCATCAATGTCGAGCGTGACCAGGATTCTGCAGGCGACACTTTCACCGGAGCAGCTCTTCTATTTGgaaagatggaggaggaggatgacagCTGAACTGGGTGAAGAAGGCTTCAAACAGTACACCAAAA ATTTGTTTAGACAAGGACAACTTTTCCATTCTTCACTGGAGAAAGTTCTAATGTCCGATACTCCAAGACAAGACAAACCGCATGCACCTGATGTCCAGGGATACATGGAGAGCATTTGTTCCATTCTGGAAGATATCCGAGCTGTACGAGCAATAGAGAGCAGTGTACAACACGACGTTCTCAATTATTTGGGCATCGTGGACTGTGTGGCTCGTTACAG aGGTGTTTTGTGTGTAATTGAGTGGAAGACTTCTGAAAAACCAAAACCATTCTTGAGCAACACGTATGATAACCCTATTCAGGTGGCAGCCTACGCAGGAGCGCTGAACAGTGATGGGAGATATAAATTCCAG gtggAGAACGGCCTTATTGTAGTTGCTTACAAGGATGGGTCACCTGCACACGCACACCAATTAAACTGCGAGCTTATGTCGGAGTTTTGGGAAAAATGGCTGATTCGATTGGAGGAGTTCAAAGAACAGAg ATCCAGTGAAAGGTGA
- the cst3 gene encoding cystatin C (amyloid angiopathy and cerebral hemorrhage), translating to MIWRVAFLLVLGIVCAEAIGHLVGGLVDVDLDRESDAQTALSFAIKHHNVASNDIYLRQMSHLIRAQKQVVSGIMYHFTVKLAKTSCRKNSNEQCGILQDPVEAQPYECTFKVWSRPWLNQEPKVIQMCKNDVAETSV from the exons ATGATTTGGCGGGTGGCCTTCTTATTAGTACTTGGGATCGTTTGCGCCGAGGCCATCGGCCATCTCGTCGGGGGATTAGTTGATGTGGACCTGGACCGTGAAAGCGACGCGCAAACGGCTCTGAGTTTCGCCATTAAGCACCATAATGTGGCCTCGAACGACATTTACCTCAGGCAAATGTCACATTTGATCCGGGCTCAAAAACAG GTGGTTTCTGGCATAATGTACCATTTTACTGTTAAATTGGCGAAGACATCGTGCAGGAAGAATTCAAATGAACAGTGTGGTATCCTTCAAGATCCAGTGGAGGCGCAG CCGTACGAGTGCACATTTAAAGTGTGGAGCCGCCCATGGCTGAATCAAGAGCCGAAGGTGATACAAATGTGCAAGAACGATGTGGCCGAAACATCGGTATAG
- the mgme1 gene encoding mitochondrial genome maintenance exonuclease 1 isoform X1: protein MSMFKSLPFAGGIYVRLLQTLFCLPTSHRCISRKGASPYTSVDSERYSSLVKSVLASKVSSQTPATIQAEDEHIFGPVVKVQTPSRPELRLPKAMHPFLLGKFTPETEEVESELPVRFGLNRDRDSSMSSVTRILQATLSPEQLFYLERWRRRMTAELGEEGFKQYTKNLFRQGQLFHSSLEKVLMSDTPRQDKPHAPDVQGYMESICSILEDIRAVRAIESSVQHDVLNYLGIVDCVARYRGVLCVIEWKTSEKPKPFLSNTYDNPIQVAAYAGALNSDGRYKFQVENGLIVVAYKDGSPAHAHQLNCELMSEFWEKWLIRLEEFKEQRSFDIILSSNKVI, encoded by the exons ATGTCCATGTTCAAAAGTCTGCCGTTCGCTGGAGGCATTTATGTACGGCTTCTTCagactttgttttgtttgccaaCATCCCATCGCTGCATCTCCCGCAAAGGAGCAAGTCCGTACACCTCTGTGGACAGTGAACGCTACTCATCTCTTGTTAAATCTGTGTTAGCTTCGAAGGTCAGTTCCCAAACTCCTGCGACCATCCAAGCTGAGGATGAGCACATATTTGGACCAGTTGTCAAGGTTCAGACTCCATCCAGACCCGAGCTGAGGCTCCCAAAAGCCATGCATCCTTTCTTACTTGGCAAATTCACCCCAGAAACTGAGGAGGTCGAATCAGAACTCCCGGTCCGGTTTGGTCTAAACCGGGACAGAGATTCATCAATGTCGAGCGTGACCAGGATTCTGCAGGCGACACTTTCACCGGAGCAGCTCTTCTATTTGgaaagatggaggaggaggatgacagCTGAACTGGGTGAAGAAGGCTTCAAACAGTACACCAAAA ATTTGTTTAGACAAGGACAACTTTTCCATTCTTCACTGGAGAAAGTTCTAATGTCCGATACTCCAAGACAAGACAAACCGCATGCACCTGATGTCCAGGGATACATGGAGAGCATTTGTTCCATTCTGGAAGATATCCGAGCTGTACGAGCAATAGAGAGCAGTGTACAACACGACGTTCTCAATTATTTGGGCATCGTGGACTGTGTGGCTCGTTACAG aGGTGTTTTGTGTGTAATTGAGTGGAAGACTTCTGAAAAACCAAAACCATTCTTGAGCAACACGTATGATAACCCTATTCAGGTGGCAGCCTACGCAGGAGCGCTGAACAGTGATGGGAGATATAAATTCCAG gtggAGAACGGCCTTATTGTAGTTGCTTACAAGGATGGGTCACCTGCACACGCACACCAATTAAACTGCGAGCTTATGTCGGAGTTTTGGGAAAAATGGCTGATTCGATTGGAGGAGTTCAAAGAACAGAggtcatttgacatcattttgtCTTCAAATAAAGTAATTTAG
- the LOC144085003 gene encoding uncharacterized protein LOC144085003 isoform X1: MHPPISRCWVLCQNLSPKFFKIKEFHKGDKVSCLCTDSLMHPPISRCWVLRQNLSPKFFKIKEFHKGDKVSCLCTDSLMHPPISRCWVLRQNLSPKFFKIKEFHKGDKVSCLCTDSLMHPPISRCWVLRQNLSPKFFKIKEFHKGDKVSCLCTDSLMHPPISRCWVLRQNLSPKFFKIKEFHKGDKVSCLCTDSLMHPPISWCWVLRQNLSPNFFKIKVKTL, encoded by the exons ATGCACccccccatttctcggtgctgggtgttatgccagaacctatctccaaagtttttcaaaataaaag aattccacaagggggacaaggtttcctgcctatgtacagatagtctgatgcacccccccatttctcggtgctgggtgttacgccagaacctatctccaaagtttttcaaaataaaag aattccacaagggggacaaggtttcctgcctatgtacagatagtctgatgcacccccccatttctcggtgctgggtgttacgccagaacctatctccaaagtttttcaaaataaaag aattccacaagggggacaaggtttcctgcctatgtacagatagtctgatgcacccccccatttctcggtgctgggtgttacgccagaacctatctccaaagtttttcaaaataaaag aattccacaagggggacaaggtttcctgcctatgtacagatagtctgatgcacccccccatttctcggtgctgggtgttacgccagaacctatctccaaagtttttcaaaataaaag aattccacaagggggacaaggtttcctgcctatgtacagatagtctgATGCACCCCCCCATTTCttggtgctgggtgttacgccagaacctatctccaaactttttcaaaataaaagttaagaccttgtga
- the LOC144084556 gene encoding glycine N-acyltransferase-like protein 3, translated as MKVLEKDERMVAETILFKHLPKSFQVYGLLYAFNRNKPSCIQIIVDTWPDFKVIICRPDPQNKQTPEWTNKIMFYSLDETVMRRMLSQEDTIDWSSFFMIGGYDSSYTSMLEEVSSQRKINCEHRAGAHLLYLPDGSHLVAPQFDSEVKSRISSLQFSHAQLVNQTWKFGGDEKGLKKMRRLINHFPSYCISDGQGQPVSWLLLHEYLAMGVLYTLPEHRRKGYASILIYTMAQRLMADGYPLFCYVEEGNRTPYKLFKSLGFIEDPSYREIWTAFNT; from the exons ATGAAGGTCCTCGAAAAAGACGAGCGAATGGTTGCTGAAACCATTCTTTTCAAACACCTGCCCAAGAGTTTTCAG gTCTACGGATTATTATATGCTTTTAACAGAAACAAACCAAGTTGCATCCAGATCATTGTCGATACTTGGCCTGATTTCAAGGTCATTATTTGTCGCCCTGAcccacaa AACAAACAAACCCCAGAATGGACCAATAAAATCATGTTCTACAGCCTGGATGAGACCGTTATGAGGAGAATGTTATCACAAGAGGATACAATTGACTGGAGCTCTTTTTTTATGATTGGAG GTTATGACAGTTCTTATACTTCCATGTTGGAAGAAGTTTCTTCACAGAGAAAAATCAACTGCGAACATCGGGCAGGTGCACATCTTCTGTACTTGCCAGATGGTAGCCATCTTGTCGCACCACAATTTGACAG TGAGGTAAAATCGAGGATTTCCTCTCTGCAATTTTCCCACGCTCAACTGGTGAATCAAACCTGGAAGTTTGGAGGGGACGAAAAAGGCTTGAAGAAAATGAGGAGACTTATCAACCACTTCCCTTCATATTGCATCAGTGATGGTCAGGGTCAGCCTGTGTCCTGGTTGCTTTTACATGAATACCTGGCAATGGGTGTTTTGTATACACTACCTGAGCACAGGCGAAAAGGTTATGCCTCAATCCTAATCTACACCATGGCCCAGAGACTCATGGCTGACGGTTACCCATTATTCTGCTATGTGGAGGAAGGTAACAGGACCCCTTATAAGCTTTTTAAAAGTCTGGGTTTTATTGAGGACCCCTCTTACAGAGAGATATGGACGGCATTCAACACCTGA